The following is a genomic window from Candidatus Moraniibacteriota bacterium.
CCAACTAGGATAGCCTGTCCATAATCGTGGTGGCTGGGATCCAGTGACAGGTTGACAGCAGTGAAATACCGGTTCACCGGATCAAACATCTGTTCCGCCATACGACGGCAAAATTCCGCCTCCTGGCACTTCAACGCCTGTTGTTTACGATATTGCGTGAGGAACAGTATTTCCCATGGCTCCATCTCTCGGAAAGCCTGGCAAGGGTACGTTAGCATATTTCCCTCCTCGAGCTTTGCTCTTTTCGGGTTTTTTGAGTAACAAAAAACCACCTCTACGGGGGCATGTTCATCGGTCGGACATGTCGGTCGTATGGTGATTCCCAGATTGTGAAGGAACGAAACCCCTTCACGTTCTATCATCGTTTTAGCGCTTCTTTCGAGATATGTCAAGAAGCCTCAACTCCAGCTTGGTTGAGCCATTCCATCGGTTTTCTTCGAGGTGAAACACCACATCTATTCGTTCGCCTTTCCGGAGATTCCCCCACTCCGCTCCCATGCCGAATCCGATTGCGCCGAAGGTGCCCTTTTCGGTGGCAAGAGAAAGTTTGAGGTGCTTTTCCCCATTCCCGACAAGACGAGCTTCATCTACCGAAACATCGCGGATGAGAAATGTCGGCTCCGGATTCCCAATACCGAAGGGCCCGAGCTTTTTAAGACGATTCGAGAAGTCCCGTGTGATATGGAATGGGGATATTTCAAGGTCGATATCCAGCCGCACCGTCATATCCGTCTCGGCAAGTTTCCGATTTACTATTCCCTCGAGCCTCTCGGCGAATGTGCCGAGTTTTTCATTGCGAATGGTCGCGCCCGCCGCCTGGCTATGTCCGCCGAAACGCACCAAAAGATCGGAGCATTCCTCTATCGCTTCGATAATGCTGAGCGCTGGAATACTCCGAAACGATCCGGTGCTTTCCGTTTCGGCCCGATGAAAAACAGCCGTAGGTTTTCCAAGCTCATGCGCGATTTTTCCGGCAACAAGACCGGCAACGCCCAGAGGAAATTGCTCCCCCGCAGCAAAGATAAGCTTTCGATCGCGATACGCCGTCTCGGCAAGCGCGCGCACATCGTTTGCCGCCGCTTCGCTTACTTTCTGTCGAGCACGATTCTGTTCCTCAAGTTCGAGAGCGAGCATTCTCCCTTCCGTCCGTTGCTCGGTCATCAAAAGTTCATGAGCCGTCTTTGCATGTGCCATGCGGCTCGCCGCATTGATACGCGGAGCAATCTGAAAGGCAA
Proteins encoded in this region:
- the recJ gene encoding single-stranded-DNA-specific exonuclease RecJ; translation: MKHTWNIRGSLSSRADSSLAAHDPVEMLLELRGIATEDDRKKFLMPNYDADLHDPFLFADMQKLVDRIRLALDRKETVGVFGDYDADGVTSSVILRRVLERLGLAVVPYIPDKLTEGHGLHVNALNAFGEAGVKLLFTVDCGMMNHAEIREAVTRDMEVIVIDHHHVPEELPAAFAIVNPKLPGSKYPFDELCGAGTTFTVARALYQTFLPEKADELKWLLDIAAIGTVADCMPLLGENRVLVKYGLIVLSKTRHIGLQEMFAVGKIPIDEDHVPTAQTIAFQIAPRINAASRMAHAKTAHELLMTEQRTEGRMLALELEEQNRARQKVSEAAANDVRALAETAYRDRKLIFAAGEQFPLGVAGLVAGKIAHELGKPTAVFHRAETESTGSFRSIPALSIIEAIEECSDLLVRFGGHSQAAGATIRNEKLGTFAERLEGIVNRKLAETDMTVRLDIDLEISPFHITRDFSNRLKKLGPFGIGNPEPTFLIRDVSVDEARLVGNGEKHLKLSLATEKGTFGAIGFGMGAEWGNLRKGERIDVVFHLEENRWNGSTKLELRLLDISRKKR